One region of Streptomyces rishiriensis genomic DNA includes:
- a CDS encoding GuaB1 family IMP dehydrogenase-related protein: MQHVRFLNDIQPAYDLTYDDVFMVPSRSAVGSRQAVDLAAPDGTGTTIPLVVANMTAVAGRRMAETMARRGGLVVIPQDIPIDVVTEVITWVKSRHLVLDTPIVLAPHQTVADALALLPKRAHNAGVVVDEEFRPVGVVTDADLSGVDRFTQLEVVMSRDLLLLDAGIDPREAFNTLDAANRRYAPAVDRDGKLAGILTRKGALRATLYTPAVDAAGRLCVAAAVGINGDVAGKAKQLLDAGVDTLVIDTAHGHQESMISAIRTVRALDPKVPIVAGNIVSAEGVKDLIDAGADIIKVGVGPGAMCTTRMMTGVGRPQFSAVLECAAEAKKYGKHVWADGGVRHPRDVAMALAAGASNVMIGSWFAGTYESPGDLQQDAGGRLYKESFGMASARAVANRTSDESAYDRARKGLFEEGISTSRMFLDPARPGVEDLIDSVIAGVRSSCTYAGAGSLEEFAQKAVVGIQSAAGYAEGKPLHASW, translated from the coding sequence GTGCAGCACGTGCGTTTCCTCAACGACATCCAGCCCGCGTACGACCTCACCTACGACGACGTCTTCATGGTGCCGAGCCGCAGCGCGGTCGGGTCGCGTCAGGCTGTCGACCTGGCCGCCCCGGACGGCACGGGCACCACGATCCCGCTGGTCGTCGCCAACATGACCGCCGTGGCCGGTCGCCGGATGGCGGAGACCATGGCCCGCCGCGGTGGGCTGGTGGTGATCCCGCAGGACATTCCGATCGACGTCGTCACCGAGGTCATCACCTGGGTCAAGAGCCGTCACCTGGTGCTGGACACCCCCATCGTGCTCGCCCCGCACCAGACCGTCGCCGACGCCCTGGCCCTGCTGCCCAAGCGCGCGCACAACGCGGGCGTCGTGGTCGACGAGGAGTTCCGCCCGGTCGGTGTCGTCACCGACGCGGACCTGAGCGGGGTGGACCGCTTCACCCAGCTCGAGGTCGTCATGTCCCGCGACCTGCTGCTCCTGGACGCCGGCATCGACCCGCGCGAGGCCTTCAACACCCTCGACGCGGCCAACCGGCGCTACGCCCCCGCCGTCGACCGGGACGGCAAGCTCGCCGGCATCCTCACCCGCAAGGGCGCCCTGCGCGCCACCCTGTACACGCCGGCCGTCGACGCGGCGGGCAGGCTGTGCGTCGCCGCGGCCGTCGGTATCAACGGAGATGTCGCGGGCAAGGCCAAGCAGCTGCTCGACGCGGGCGTGGACACGCTCGTCATCGACACCGCGCACGGCCACCAGGAGTCGATGATCAGCGCGATCCGGACCGTGCGCGCGCTCGACCCGAAGGTTCCGATCGTCGCCGGGAACATCGTCTCCGCCGAGGGTGTCAAGGACCTGATCGACGCGGGCGCCGACATCATCAAGGTCGGGGTCGGACCGGGCGCCATGTGCACCACCCGCATGATGACCGGCGTGGGCCGACCGCAGTTCTCGGCGGTCCTGGAGTGCGCGGCCGAGGCGAAGAAGTACGGCAAGCACGTGTGGGCCGACGGCGGTGTCCGGCACCCGCGCGATGTCGCCATGGCGCTGGCCGCGGGCGCGTCCAACGTGATGATCGGGTCGTGGTTCGCGGGCACCTACGAGTCCCCGGGCGACCTCCAGCAGGACGCGGGCGGGCGCTTGTACAAGGAGTCGTTCGGGATGGCCTCCGCGCGCGCCGTCGCCAACCGCACCTCCGACGAGTCGGCGTACGACCGTGCCCGCAAGGGGCTGTTCGAAGAGGGCATCTCCACCTCCCGCATGTTCCTCGACCCGGCCCGCCCGGGCGTCGAGGACCTGATCGACTCGGTCATCGCGGGTGTCCGCTCCTCCTGCACGTACGCGGGCGCGGGTTCTCTCGAGGAGTTCGCGCAGAAGGCCGTCGTCGGCATCCAGAGCGCGGCCGGCTACGCGGAGGGCAAGCCGCTGCACGCGAGCTGGTAG
- a CDS encoding barstar family protein, whose amino-acid sequence MTQFVVTLDLDGVTDKSALMDRCADALGLPDWFGRNWDALADSLTDLPAPPGDGGLQIVVRNWRPYAEARPQEWVIAQDVFAQAVDRVPALSVLLALGGSS is encoded by the coding sequence ATGACACAGTTCGTGGTCACGCTCGATCTCGACGGGGTGACCGACAAGTCGGCCCTGATGGACCGCTGCGCCGACGCCCTCGGCCTGCCCGACTGGTTCGGACGCAACTGGGACGCCCTCGCCGACAGCCTCACCGACCTTCCGGCCCCGCCCGGGGACGGCGGGCTCCAGATCGTCGTACGGAACTGGCGGCCGTACGCCGAGGCGAGGCCGCAGGAGTGGGTGATCGCGCAGGACGTGTTCGCCCAGGCGGTCGACCGGGTGCCGGCGCTCTCCGTGCTGCTCGCCCTCGGAGGATCCTCCTAA
- a CDS encoding sugar-binding transcriptional regulator, with translation MNSSEENAVSGMSAGRSAMRMGPAELVQAAAMARRFYLEGKSKIQIAEEFGVSRFKVARVLETALERDLVRIEIRVPAELDAERSDALRARYGLRHAVVVESPAEAEEATDPENLGEVAADLLGELVEEGDVLGLAWGRSTIHMAAALDRLPPCTVVQLTGVYDAGTAERGSVEAVRRAAQVSGGDAHPIYAPMLLPDEATAAALRHQTGIARAFEYFDKVTVACVSIGSWEPGISTVHDMLSDEERAHYASLGVAAEMSAHLFDAEGRRVGRDLGERCITVKTDQLRRVPEVVAIAGGQRKAAAIDAVLRSGLVTSLVTDTSAADYLMTAGPAPKPALGRADPDGI, from the coding sequence GTGAACAGCAGTGAGGAGAACGCCGTGTCGGGTATGTCGGCGGGCCGGTCAGCCATGCGGATGGGACCCGCTGAGCTGGTGCAGGCGGCGGCCATGGCCCGCCGCTTCTACCTCGAGGGAAAGTCCAAGATCCAGATCGCGGAGGAGTTCGGCGTCAGCCGCTTCAAAGTGGCCCGGGTCCTGGAGACCGCCCTCGAACGGGATCTCGTACGGATCGAGATCCGCGTGCCGGCCGAGCTGGACGCGGAGCGCTCGGACGCGCTCCGCGCCCGCTACGGCCTGAGGCACGCCGTCGTGGTCGAGTCCCCGGCCGAGGCCGAGGAGGCGACGGACCCCGAGAACCTGGGGGAAGTGGCCGCCGACCTGCTCGGCGAACTGGTCGAGGAGGGGGACGTACTGGGACTGGCCTGGGGCCGGTCCACGATCCACATGGCGGCGGCGCTGGACCGGCTGCCGCCGTGCACGGTCGTGCAGCTGACGGGTGTCTACGACGCCGGGACCGCCGAGCGCGGCTCGGTCGAGGCCGTCCGCCGCGCCGCCCAGGTGTCCGGCGGCGACGCGCACCCCATCTACGCGCCGATGCTGCTGCCGGACGAGGCCACCGCGGCCGCGCTGCGTCACCAGACGGGGATCGCCCGCGCCTTCGAGTACTTCGACAAAGTGACGGTCGCCTGTGTCTCCATCGGCTCCTGGGAGCCGGGCATCTCGACGGTGCACGACATGCTCAGCGACGAGGAGCGGGCGCACTACGCCTCGCTCGGGGTCGCCGCCGAGATGTCCGCGCACCTCTTCGACGCCGAGGGCCGCCGGGTCGGGCGGGACCTGGGCGAGCGGTGCATCACCGTCAAGACCGACCAGCTGCGCCGGGTCCCCGAGGTCGTCGCGATCGCGGGCGGGCAGCGCAAGGCGGCCGCGATCGACGCGGTGCTCCGCTCCGGGCTCGTCACCAGCCTGGTGACGGACACGTCGGCGGCCGACTATCTGATGACGGCGGGGCCGGCGCCGAAGCCCGCCCTCGGCCGGGCGGACCCGGACGGGATCTGA
- the rpe gene encoding ribulose-phosphate 3-epimerase yields the protein MAVQINPSILSADFARLADEAKAVAGADWLHVDVMDNHFVPNLTLGVPVVESLARATDTPLDCHLMIEAPDRWAPQYVEAGASSVTFHVEAAAAPVRLAREIRAKGARASMALRPATPIEPYEDLLPELDMLLIMTVEPGFGGQSFLDIMLPKIRRTRELISKHGLDLWLQIDGGVSASTIERCAEAGADVFVAGSAVYGADDPAQAVRGLRAQAEAATAGASWACGH from the coding sequence ATGGCCGTGCAGATCAACCCCAGCATCCTGTCCGCCGACTTCGCCCGCCTCGCGGACGAGGCGAAGGCGGTCGCCGGAGCCGACTGGCTCCACGTCGACGTCATGGACAACCATTTCGTCCCGAACCTCACGCTCGGTGTGCCGGTCGTAGAGTCACTGGCCCGTGCGACGGACACCCCGCTGGACTGCCATCTGATGATCGAGGCCCCCGATCGCTGGGCCCCGCAGTACGTCGAGGCGGGTGCCTCGTCCGTCACCTTCCACGTCGAGGCGGCCGCCGCACCCGTGCGGCTCGCCCGCGAGATCCGGGCGAAGGGCGCCCGCGCCTCCATGGCGCTCAGGCCGGCGACGCCCATCGAGCCGTACGAGGACCTGCTGCCCGAACTCGACATGCTGCTGATCATGACGGTCGAACCGGGCTTCGGAGGCCAGTCCTTCCTCGACATCATGCTCCCCAAGATCCGCCGCACCCGCGAGTTGATCAGCAAGCACGGACTCGACCTGTGGCTCCAGATCGACGGCGGGGTCTCGGCCTCGACGATCGAGCGATGCGCCGAGGCGGGCGCGGACGTGTTCGTGGCAGGCTCGGCCGTGTACGGGGCGGACGACCCGGCCCAGGCGGTCCGTGGGCTGCGGGCTCAGGCGGAGGCGGCGACCGCCGGAGCCTCCTGGGCATGTGGACACTGA
- a CDS encoding MMPL family transporter, with product MTGNRGIAHLVCGRRAKWLVLALWLVVLFLTAPFAQKLTDAQDNDAASWLPGSAESTQVLEISQDFRPEQIPAVVVYARDGGLTAADRVRITEDAARLGQLTDHGIRGGETRGPVYDRPADPRAAQIYVPITMDEQGWERIAPAVDSIRDIVGDGGAGMAVHITGPGGTSADFSEAFEGIDSTLLLAALGVVVVMLLITYRSPTLLVVPVLAVVAALFTAQALIYFLAEHAGLTVNGQSAGILTVLVFGAGTDYALLLVARYREELRRHEDRHEAMALALHRAGPAVLASGATVVLSMLMLLAAEMNSTRGLGPVAAIGVAVALLAMTTLFPALLVICGRWIFWPVIPHFGSPDPTERGVWARTGRGIARRPRTVWAVTALVLAVCSLGLLQLRAEGIGNADAFTGEPDSITGQEVSAKYFPAGSGDPLVVIADQARAGQVKRAVAGTEGVVPTSLGLPPGTKPVHEGQVLFEATMTDPADSEAAKQTVERVRDAVHQVPDADARVGGGTAALLDMDKATTHDNLLIIPLVLAVVLLILCALLRALIAPLLLVGTVILSFAAALGLSALAFRHLFDYAGESTDFPLFVFVFLVALGIDYNIFLTTRIREETARQGTRQGVVTGLAATGSVITSAGLVLAGTFAALATLPMVAFAEIGFAVALGVLLDTFVVRSVLVTSLFLDIGPKIWWPHRLAREDRVNLRKRPAQPVEGTET from the coding sequence ATGACCGGTAACCGGGGTATCGCGCACCTCGTCTGCGGGCGGCGCGCGAAGTGGCTGGTGCTGGCCCTGTGGCTGGTGGTGCTGTTCCTGACGGCGCCCTTCGCCCAGAAGCTCACCGACGCCCAGGACAACGACGCGGCCTCCTGGCTGCCGGGGTCGGCGGAGTCCACCCAGGTGCTGGAGATCTCGCAGGACTTCCGGCCCGAGCAGATCCCCGCGGTCGTCGTCTACGCCCGTGACGGGGGCCTGACGGCCGCGGACCGGGTCCGGATCACGGAGGACGCGGCCCGGCTCGGACAGCTCACCGACCACGGCATCCGCGGCGGCGAGACCCGCGGCCCGGTCTACGACCGTCCGGCCGACCCGCGGGCCGCGCAGATCTACGTGCCGATCACCATGGACGAGCAGGGCTGGGAGCGCATCGCCCCGGCCGTCGACTCGATCCGTGACATCGTCGGCGACGGCGGCGCCGGCATGGCCGTGCACATCACCGGGCCCGGCGGCACCTCCGCGGACTTCTCCGAGGCCTTCGAGGGCATCGACTCGACCCTGCTGCTGGCGGCGTTGGGGGTGGTCGTCGTCATGCTCCTGATCACCTACCGCAGTCCCACCCTCCTCGTCGTCCCGGTGCTCGCCGTGGTCGCCGCCCTGTTCACCGCGCAGGCCCTGATCTATTTCCTCGCCGAGCACGCGGGTCTGACGGTGAACGGCCAGAGCGCCGGCATCCTCACGGTGCTCGTGTTCGGCGCGGGCACGGACTACGCCCTGCTGCTGGTGGCCCGGTACCGGGAGGAGCTGCGCCGGCACGAGGACCGGCACGAGGCGATGGCGCTGGCGCTGCACCGCGCGGGCCCCGCCGTCCTGGCCTCCGGCGCCACGGTCGTCCTGAGCATGCTGATGCTGCTGGCCGCCGAGATGAACTCCACCCGGGGGCTGGGCCCGGTCGCGGCCATCGGCGTGGCGGTCGCGCTGCTCGCGATGACGACCCTCTTCCCGGCCCTGCTGGTGATCTGCGGCCGCTGGATCTTCTGGCCGGTGATCCCGCACTTCGGCTCCCCGGACCCGACCGAGCGCGGCGTCTGGGCGCGCACGGGCCGTGGCATCGCCCGCCGTCCGCGCACGGTCTGGGCCGTGACGGCGCTGGTCCTGGCGGTGTGCTCGCTCGGCCTGCTCCAGCTGCGCGCCGAGGGCATCGGCAACGCGGACGCCTTCACCGGCGAACCGGACTCGATCACGGGCCAGGAGGTGTCGGCGAAGTATTTCCCGGCGGGCAGCGGCGATCCGCTGGTCGTCATCGCCGACCAAGCGCGCGCCGGGCAGGTGAAACGGGCGGTCGCGGGGACGGAGGGCGTCGTGCCGACCTCCCTCGGTCTGCCGCCGGGCACGAAACCCGTCCACGAGGGGCAGGTGCTGTTCGAGGCGACGATGACCGACCCGGCCGACAGCGAGGCCGCGAAGCAGACCGTGGAACGGGTCCGCGACGCCGTGCACCAGGTGCCCGACGCCGACGCCCGGGTGGGCGGCGGCACGGCGGCACTGCTCGACATGGACAAGGCGACCACCCACGACAACCTGCTGATCATCCCGCTGGTCCTGGCCGTGGTCCTGCTCATCCTCTGCGCCCTGCTGCGCGCCCTGATCGCCCCGCTGCTGCTGGTCGGGACGGTGATCCTGTCCTTCGCGGCGGCCCTTGGCCTCAGCGCGCTGGCGTTCCGCCACCTCTTCGACTACGCGGGCGAGTCGACGGACTTCCCGCTGTTCGTCTTCGTGTTCCTGGTGGCCCTGGGCATCGACTACAACATCTTCCTGACCACCCGGATCCGCGAGGAGACCGCCCGCCAGGGCACCCGGCAGGGCGTGGTGACCGGCCTGGCGGCGACCGGCTCGGTGATCACCTCGGCGGGCCTGGTCCTGGCCGGCACCTTCGCCGCCCTCGCCACCCTGCCCATGGTCGCCTTCGCGGAGATCGGCTTCGCGGTGGCCCTGGGCGTCCTTCTGGACACCTTCGTCGTGCGGTCGGTGCTCGTCACCTCACTGTTCCTGGACATCGGACCGAAGATCTGGTGGCCGCACCGGTTGGCCCGGGAAGACCGCGTGAACCTGCGGAAACGCCCCGCACAGCCGGTGGAGGGCACCGAGACCTGA
- the argG gene encoding argininosuccinate synthase — MSKVLTSLPAGERVGIAFSGGLDTSVAVAWMRDKGAVPCTYTADIGQYDEPDIASVPGRAKTYGAEIARLVDCRAALVEEGLAALTCGAFHIRSGGRAYFNTTPLGRAVTGTLLVRAMLEDNVQIWGDGSTFKGNDIERFYRYGLLANPHLRIYKPWLDADFVTELGGRKEMSEWLVAHDLPYRDSTEKAYSTDANIWGATHEAKTLEHLDTGVETVEPIMGVRFWDPSVEIATEDVTIGFDQGRPVTVNGKEFSSPVDLVMEANAIGGRHGLGMSDQIENRIIEAKSRGIYEAPGMALLHAAYERLVNAIHNEDTVAQYHNEGRRLGRLMYEGRWLDPQALMIRESLQRWVGAAVTGEVTLRLRRGEDYSLLDTAGPAFSYHPDKLSMERTEDSAFGPVDRIGQLTMRNLDIADSRAKLEQYATLGLIGTGSPAIGAAQAAATGLIGTMTELPEGGAEAIASRGEVSDDDQLLDRAAMEFGTD; from the coding sequence ATGTCCAAGGTCCTCACCTCCCTTCCCGCCGGCGAGCGCGTCGGCATCGCCTTCTCCGGCGGGCTCGACACCTCGGTCGCGGTCGCGTGGATGCGCGACAAGGGTGCCGTCCCGTGCACCTACACCGCCGACATCGGCCAGTACGACGAGCCCGACATCGCCTCGGTGCCCGGCCGCGCGAAGACCTACGGCGCCGAGATCGCGCGCCTGGTCGACTGCCGCGCCGCGCTGGTGGAGGAGGGCCTGGCCGCGCTCACCTGCGGGGCGTTCCACATCCGCTCGGGCGGGCGCGCCTACTTCAACACCACGCCGCTGGGCCGTGCCGTCACCGGCACCCTCCTGGTCCGGGCGATGCTCGAGGACAACGTCCAGATCTGGGGCGACGGGTCGACCTTCAAGGGCAACGACATCGAGCGGTTCTACCGCTACGGCCTGCTGGCCAATCCGCACCTGCGGATCTACAAGCCCTGGCTGGACGCGGACTTCGTGACCGAGCTCGGCGGGCGCAAGGAAATGTCGGAGTGGCTCGTCGCCCACGACCTGCCCTACCGGGACAGCACGGAGAAGGCGTACTCCACCGACGCCAACATCTGGGGCGCCACCCACGAGGCCAAGACCCTGGAGCACCTGGACACCGGCGTCGAGACCGTCGAACCCATCATGGGCGTGCGGTTCTGGGACCCGTCGGTCGAGATCGCCACCGAGGACGTGACGATCGGCTTCGACCAGGGCCGCCCGGTCACGGTCAACGGCAAGGAGTTCTCCTCCCCCGTCGATCTGGTGATGGAGGCCAACGCCATCGGCGGCCGCCACGGCCTCGGCATGTCGGACCAGATCGAGAACCGCATCATCGAGGCCAAGAGCCGCGGCATCTACGAGGCGCCCGGCATGGCCCTGCTGCACGCGGCCTACGAGCGCCTGGTCAACGCGATCCACAACGAGGACACCGTCGCCCAGTACCACAACGAGGGCCGGCGCCTGGGCCGGCTGATGTACGAGGGCCGGTGGCTGGACCCGCAGGCACTGATGATCCGGGAGTCGCTCCAGCGCTGGGTCGGCGCGGCCGTCACCGGCGAGGTGACGCTGCGGCTGCGGCGCGGTGAGGACTACTCCCTGCTCGACACCGCGGGACCGGCCTTCAGCTACCACCCGGACAAGCTGTCCATGGAGCGCACCGAGGACTCCGCGTTCGGCCCGGTGGACCGGATCGGGCAGCTCACCATGCGCAACCTCGACATCGCCGACTCACGCGCCAAGCTGGAGCAGTACGCGACGCTCGGTCTGATCGGCACCGGCAGCCCCGCGATCGGCGCCGCCCAGGCGGCCGCGACCGGTCTCATCGGCACCATGACGGAGCTGCCGGAGGGCGGCGCCGAGGCCATCGCCTCCCGCGGCGAGGTGTCCGACGACGACCAGCTGCTGGACCGCGCCGCGATGGAGTTCGGCACGGACTGA
- a CDS encoding RsmB/NOP family class I SAM-dependent RNA methyltransferase produces the protein MSDQPHRSRKPGKPYRRPQKDPVRILAFEALRAVDERDAYANLVLPPLLRKAREKEGPDKFDGRDAALATELVYGTLRRQGTYDAVISACVDRPLREVDPPVLDVLSLGVHQLLGTRIPTHAAVSASVELARVVLGDGRAKFVNAVLRKVAAHDLDEWLDKVAPPYDDDPEDHLAVVHSHPRWVVSALWDSLGGGRAGIEELLAADNERPEVTLVARPGRSTTEELLREEASVAGRWSPYAVRLTEGGEPGAIDAVRDGRAGVQDEGSQLVALALANAPLDGSDALWLDGCAGPGGKAALLAALAAGRGAALLASEKQPHRAGLVARALAGNPGPYQVIAADGTRPPWRPGSFDRVLMDVPCTGLGALRRRPEARWRRRPEDLDGFGPLQRGLLRTALESVRVGGVVGYATCSPHLAETRAVVSDVLKQFPEAELIDARPLLPGVPELGDGPDVQLWPHLHGTDAMYLALIRKTG, from the coding sequence GTGAGCGACCAGCCCCACCGTTCCCGCAAGCCGGGCAAGCCCTACCGCCGGCCTCAGAAGGACCCCGTCCGCATCCTCGCCTTCGAGGCGCTGCGGGCCGTGGACGAGCGGGACGCGTACGCCAACCTCGTGCTGCCGCCGCTGCTGCGCAAGGCGCGTGAGAAGGAGGGACCCGACAAGTTCGACGGACGGGACGCGGCCCTCGCCACCGAGCTGGTCTACGGGACGCTGCGCCGGCAGGGGACGTACGACGCCGTCATCTCCGCGTGCGTCGACCGGCCGCTGCGCGAGGTCGATCCGCCGGTCCTCGACGTGCTGAGTCTCGGCGTGCACCAGCTGCTCGGAACACGTATCCCGACCCATGCGGCCGTGTCCGCCTCCGTCGAGCTCGCCCGGGTCGTGCTCGGCGACGGACGCGCCAAGTTCGTCAACGCCGTGCTGCGCAAGGTCGCGGCGCACGATCTCGACGAGTGGCTCGACAAGGTCGCTCCGCCCTACGACGACGATCCCGAGGACCACCTCGCCGTCGTCCACTCGCACCCGCGCTGGGTGGTGTCCGCGCTGTGGGACTCCCTCGGCGGCGGACGGGCCGGCATCGAGGAGCTGCTGGCGGCGGACAACGAGCGACCCGAGGTGACGCTCGTCGCCCGGCCCGGGCGGTCCACCACCGAGGAGCTGCTCCGGGAGGAGGCCTCGGTCGCCGGCCGCTGGTCGCCGTACGCCGTGCGGCTCACCGAGGGCGGTGAGCCCGGGGCCATCGACGCCGTACGGGACGGGCGGGCAGGGGTGCAGGACGAGGGCAGTCAGCTGGTGGCGCTCGCGCTGGCCAACGCGCCGCTCGACGGGTCCGACGCGTTGTGGCTGGACGGGTGCGCCGGCCCCGGTGGCAAGGCCGCGCTGCTGGCCGCCCTCGCCGCCGGGCGGGGGGCCGCGCTGCTCGCCTCCGAGAAGCAGCCGCACCGCGCGGGGCTCGTCGCCAGGGCGCTGGCCGGCAACCCCGGGCCCTACCAGGTCATCGCCGCCGACGGGACCCGGCCGCCGTGGCGGCCCGGCTCCTTCGACCGGGTGCTGATGGACGTGCCCTGCACCGGCCTCGGCGCTCTGCGGCGGCGGCCCGAGGCGCGCTGGCGGCGCAGGCCGGAGGACCTCGACGGCTTCGGGCCGCTCCAGCGCGGGCTGTTGCGGACCGCGCTGGAGTCCGTGCGGGTCGGGGGCGTCGTCGGGTACGCCACCTGTTCGCCGCACCTCGCCGAGACCCGGGCGGTCGTCTCCGACGTCCTCAAGCAGTTCCCGGAGGCCGAGCTGATCGACGCGCGCCCGTTGCTGCCGGGCGTACCGGAGCTGGGGGACGGGCCCGACGTCCAGCTGTGGCCGCATCTGCACGGGACCGACGCCATGTATCTGGCGCTGATCAGGAAGACCGGCTGA
- the fmt gene encoding methionyl-tRNA formyltransferase, giving the protein MKLVFAGTPEVAVPALDALIASGRHEVAAVVTRPDAPAGRGRRLVASPVAQRAEEAGIEVLRPAKPRDPEFLERLRQIAPDCCPVVAYGALLPRVALDIPAHGWVNLHFSLLPAWRGAAPVQHAIMAGDEITGASTFLIEEGLDSGPVYGTVTEEIRPTDTSGDLLTRLAFAGSGLLAATMDGIEDGTVKAVPQPGDGITLAPKITVEDARVDWATPALRVDRVVRGCTPAPGAWTIFRGERLKLIQVQPVPERTDLAPGALLVGKNSVHVGTGSYAVELLWVQAQGKKPMRAADWARGARIGDGETVGA; this is encoded by the coding sequence ATGAAGCTCGTCTTCGCCGGTACACCCGAGGTCGCCGTTCCCGCCCTGGACGCTCTGATCGCCTCCGGGCGGCACGAGGTGGCCGCCGTCGTCACGCGGCCCGACGCGCCGGCCGGGCGGGGGCGGAGGCTGGTCGCTTCTCCCGTCGCCCAGCGCGCCGAGGAGGCGGGCATCGAAGTGCTGCGGCCCGCGAAGCCCCGTGATCCGGAGTTCCTGGAGCGGCTGCGGCAGATCGCGCCGGACTGCTGTCCCGTCGTGGCCTACGGCGCGCTGCTGCCGCGGGTCGCGCTGGACATCCCGGCCCATGGCTGGGTCAACCTGCACTTCTCGCTGCTGCCCGCCTGGCGCGGAGCCGCCCCTGTCCAGCACGCCATCATGGCGGGGGACGAGATCACCGGCGCCTCCACCTTCCTCATCGAGGAGGGACTCGACTCGGGGCCGGTGTACGGCACGGTCACCGAGGAGATCCGGCCCACCGACACCAGCGGTGACCTGCTCACCCGGCTGGCCTTCGCCGGCAGCGGGCTGCTCGCCGCGACCATGGACGGCATCGAGGACGGCACGGTGAAGGCCGTGCCGCAGCCGGGTGACGGGATCACCCTCGCGCCGAAGATCACCGTCGAGGACGCGCGGGTCGACTGGGCCACCCCGGCTCTGCGGGTCGACCGGGTCGTGCGCGGCTGCACCCCCGCCCCCGGCGCCTGGACCATCTTCCGCGGGGAGCGGCTCAAGCTCATCCAGGTGCAGCCGGTTCCCGAGCGGACCGATCTCGCTCCGGGCGCGCTCCTCGTCGGCAAGAACAGCGTGCACGTCGGCACCGGCTCGTACGCGGTGGAGCTGCTGTGGGTGCAGGCGCAGGGCAAGAAGCCGATGCGGGCCGCCGACTGGGCCCGGGGCGCCCGGATCGGGGACGGGGAGACAGTCGGGGCGTAA